The sequence below is a genomic window from Lolium perenne isolate Kyuss_39 chromosome 4, Kyuss_2.0, whole genome shotgun sequence.
CGGGTGCCTGACCAGGAAAGCCAGTGATCGGTGCACGGCGGCGCAGCTGCTGCAGCACCCGTTCTTGGCATCCGCTGCTGTGCTCGACAGGAAGATTGAAGATGTCAAGAACAAGTGGGTGTCGCCCGCTCGATCGAATATTCGCACACTCCACTTGCAGTGTCTCCCAATTCAAAGTCTGGAAACAGCACAGACTCCGCGCCGTCGTCGCAGGCACGAGCGAGGAGCTCCAGCCAGCTCTGGTCGAATATGTCCTCGCTCCCGCTGCCACACTGCTCGCTTCCTGGCCAACCCGCCGCGCCGCCGGCGTTCATCACAAGCTGGTTGGACGGGAACTGCACCTCTAGAGACGCCGATGAACCCGCCCAGCTCGACGAAGAATGGCACATGCCGGTGCCGCTGCATGCTGCCAACGGACTGTTCGAAGCAACACTCTGCCGGTACATGGGCAAGGGCTCCCCGTGTTCCAGGCTGGGCGTGggcgtggaggttgcctggatccTCTCGAGGAGGCGCGGCATCCAGACGTGCCTCATGACGTCGTGGAACTGCTTGCTGTCGACGTCGCAGTTGAGCTGCTTGGCGTGCTTCTGCACCCTGGTTCGCCAGTAGTTCTTGATCTCGTTGTCCGTCCTCCCCGGCATCTCCCCCGCGATCTTGGACCAGCGGTTGCCCCACCGGAAATGGAGCTCCAGGATGAGCAGCTGCTCCCGCGGCGTGAAGTCGCCGCGCCGGACGTCGGGGCGGAGGTAGTTGAGCCACCGGAGCCGGCAGCTCTTGCCCGTGCGCCTCAGCCCCGCCGCGACGGCCAGCTCGTTCCACCGGCCCTCGCCGTGCGCGCCGACGTAGCCGGCAAGGAGCGCGTCCTCCTCCACCGTCCACGGCCCTCTCCGGAGCTCCACCGCCGATGCCGCCCTGCCGCAGGGCTGCTCCATCCAAATCGCGTCCATTACTTTCCGCACGAAGGAGTTGAAGCGATCTAGAATTGTACAGTCTGATGAAGTGAGCTCGAGCTTGCAGCGTTGGTCCTTGGAGCACGTTGTTGTTTGTTGGTGTGAAATTGTTGATGTGACAAAGAGATGGGGAGGCAAGGTATATATAGTGGAGGAAGACGTGTGAGACTGTGAGCTGGTCAAAGGGGAATATGAGACATACGTGGACTGCCGCAGTAGCGCTAGTGCCGCCGTAAAAAGCAAAGGAATGCAAATGCGAAAAGGGGAATGCTGATTTTAAAAGAGAAAAAAGATGCGCGCGCGCGTGTTGTTGGATAGTATCGGTCTCATAGCTCATATAATTAAATCCAGTTGGGTATGACTGCTTGACTACTTAGGTTTGAACGTTGACCCGTTGAAGAGATTCGTGCATGACCTTTCATCGGCTTCGTCTACGAAACTCGGCCGTCTTTGTCATCCCTCTTTCACTTTCCCCTCTCCCTCTTAGTTTCACTCCCGGCGATAGTCACGAGGTCGGTTGCCAACGTGAGAGCTTATTTAGCAGCCATGGACTGACTAGACCAATCTTTTGGGAGGGATAGGCCCGCATTTTAGTTCAGTCTCGTGCTAATCCAAGTGAAcctttaaaaaaaaaatctcccGCGCATACAAGCTCTCTTTTGTGCGGAGTTtgcattttgtatttttattgagcgCTTCATGCATCCAGGGTGAGAAGGTCAAGTAGCTCACTACTAATAAAGTGCTTACATTATAACGACACTGAATCGATTCCTTTGTTGTGCAATAAACGGGCAACTTTTGACACCACGGTAAAAAAATTCGTTGTGCGCACTTGTGTGTCCTCCAGTTGCACATGTGGACGATTATTATTGATATATCATATGTCGTCGACGACTGAATGTGAAGTGATTATTGGGGTAAGGGTTTGTAAATGTATTTTACACTTAATCATTATTTTGGTTAATGATGACACCAGAGTTAAAGTGGGGTCTGATGTTATCTACAAGTGCATACACCGATTTTAATTcaccgttgttgttgttgaaaGGTGATTGGAGACCCTCCATTCGCCAAAGTGAAGAAGTGTCGGTGTCTATCTTATATTCCTCTCTTATTATGTTTGAGTCAATAGAAAACACCGCACAATTATGAGGGGCGGACTCGATAAGCTTGATGAGATGTTGCCATAGCCTACACACACCCTACCACATCCTAATCGCACCAAAAGGAGAATACAATTCTTATTCGCTTCGAGAAAATATTTTGGGGTAAGAAATTGGTACTCCACTTGGTGGGCTGGTTGAACCTGTGTGGCAATAGACTTGTCAGGTTTGAACCGGGCCTAGGACCGAGAGCTAACCGACCAGCCGTAGATTCGGAAACAACATTGTTCGGTTCTAGTCCGATCGGTCTCCGGTTTGGGGCATGGTTTGGTTGCCAGACCGGTTCCAACCGGCGCAACAATTGGCGCGTCTGGTCCGACGGGACCGATTTCGTGCCCAAACGACTATTTTCTAGAGGGTACTATAAAAGACATTGCTTCTTGTCGGAAGGGATTGGTTGACCAGCTCCAAAGCATGATATCTTTCTCTCTGTCACTCTACTCTAGTGTTGAACACCCAAAGTTTGAGGATCTCCCATTGCACCCAACCAAACTCAAAATTATTTggggaaaagatagaggaggtCTTGATTCACAATCTCATTGAGACAAAACATCATTCCGCTTTAGTTTATTGACCAAGCTTATTACTCTTGGGTTTGTGGGAAACCTAGGTGGCTAGGGTCGCCCGTAAGCATCTGGGTTGTGGATTTTTACCGTGGAAAGTTTGTGAGGGCTTGGAGACTATCTTAAAAtctaccactagtaagtgagctaTTCTtttgtgggataggctccggagaagaaAGTGAGCCTTCGGGCGTTTGCGGATCCTTCGTGGGATCCCACACCTCTCCAACGTGACGTATCTTCCTCCCAATGAAGGAAACACGGGAATGCATCTTCGTCTCCGGCATGTCTCGGTTATTCCTATCTAAACTCTTTACCTGCGTATTTACATTTGTGATAACCTTCATTCTTAAAGTATCTTCTATCATCATCTAGGTTGCCAACCTTCATTCTTAAAGTATCTTCTATCATCATCTAGGTTGCCCTACCTAGCTTGCAGCAGGCGCACTTATATTCCGCATAGTCAAGAATTGCAAGAGAATTTAAAGAAAAGTTGTAGGGCCCAATCACCCCTCCCCCCTCCTCTATCCTTTTAGGTTTACTGATCTACCAAAAACCTTAAAATTCTTTTGTAAATTTTTTTTCCTACCTTAGCTCGCTTTTCTGTAGAAACATAGGTAATTGCCATGGTTATGAGCTCTCCAGTCATTAGTAATTATGTCTAGAGTATGGGTTTTGTGTTAATATACCACAGAGTTTTGTTTCTTCATACTCCAACCTCTAAAGGTCTTCATGTGATTTCTTCATTATTAGTATATAAATAGCCATCCTTGAATTATACACCGACCCGGTGACTAACATATCTCATTTCTTGTGAATTTGTCTTATTAAAAGACAAGAATATTGTGCTAGAAAGTTAAGGAACTAATCACTTATCTAAGTGTtgcgtgttttattttaattagaTATATAGTTGGATTAAGTTAATGATTGAAAGATGAGAAAATGGATGGGTACTATAAAGAATgtattttttgtattttcttgAGTGAGAGCTGTGTCGTACTATTAAAAGGGCGCACTTGGCAAGTACGACAAAGAATTCCTCAAAATATCCAACAATTTTCTCTCATTTTCCCAATTCAACTTCCCCGAAACCACCGAACAGACTATGTTCGGAACCCCATGATCAGTGAGAATGGGATGATGGTACGAAAACATGTTTTACACATCTTCTATTCCTTCTTGTAGTTCGGCGTGGAATTGCTCATGGGAACCACCAAGTTAGTGTTTTTCTCGCCTAAGAAGTCGAGTATATGATAACTCCTATCCATATCTTATCGGTTTTGTCCAACTCTTTCTCTGAGGGTTTTTTATGTTATGGCCGGATCCAATTGAAATTCCTCCAAAAAACCAAGCACATTTCTTTTTCAAACACAAAAAACTTGCCTTTTGATCCCGAACATCTGACGCTAGTTCCTCGGTACTTCCGAGGTGTTGTAGTTTCTATAGGTGTTCTAGACAGGATGACATCACTCAACAAGTTTTATTCTACCCACCATAGCTTTCCCACAAGAAATTTTGGAGAGGGCCATTAATGTGTTGGTTCGTGAACTAAGTTATGAATCAATAAAATGAACTGAGATAAATAAACATATTGACTATGCTATTGGTGAATGTGAAGTATTTTATATGCTGATTTTCCCAATCTAGGTATAGATTCGAGTAGAGTTCTATATCGAGGACATGGACGGATCTAGCATCCCTCCAGCTTAAGCATCCATAGGCTTACCGCTTGTGGCCCTACTTGTGTTGTGTGGTGACATTCTAAATTTATCTAAAAACTGACATATTAAACATATTTGTATGGGCTTTAATAGGTTTCTAGGTTTGCTCGTCGATTGATTTTTCTCCCACGACAATGTGGGTACGGATATAGATTACTCTGCACGCGGCATATGCACCCAAAATAGCAATCTAACTAAATACTCGAGGCCAAGCCTAAACCAGGAACTTCTTCAAACATACATCAcactagatgcactaggcaacacattaagagcacgttgAGACACAACtatagtgcgagcttcagacggataagcatcttcaccatcagtgtcatagtcatcattttctggagcattaggatcaacatcatctccagtctcatactcattgtcctcattgataatcatgacttcacggttaggacaatccctcttgaagtgacccttgccaccagtgTCTAGGGATGGACTAACGAACTGCACAGATCGTTAATGCTCGACTCGTTAAGCTTGTGATTGTTAAGGCTCATATCATTAAGTTAGTTAACATTAACAAACTAAAATCATTGTTTGGCTCGGTTTGTTTGTGAGGGCTAGCGAGCAACTCATTAAGAATCGTTAAGAAATAACCAACAAAAAAATCGGTAAGAAGTAGACATCAGCTTCTTTCCATTGCGCAGATGAACGGGGACGCGGTGACGTGGAGTGAAGGGCCGAACAAGAATAATGGATCAAGTGGTGCAAATTGGCCGGATTAGGGAGGCCAGGAACGGCTGAAGCCGAGCAAGGTGGGCTCATCCTAGGATGACACCACatccatggggggggggggggtcaacAAGATGGGAAGAGGACTATACAAGGAAGAGGATTGGTTATTACATGTTTGCCTCACTTTAGATGGGCCAGACACCTACGAACAAAACAATGTGTATTGGCCCAGCATTTGGTTGTTATCGATATTAATTGAGTAGCTCAGAAACATGGTGAGCTCGATTGTTTAGCTTGTTAATCTTAAAAAGCAAAAAATTCATAGCCCAAGCAAATGGATCTAGCATCCCTCTAGCCCAGGCA
It includes:
- the LOC127296060 gene encoding transcription factor MYB2, with product MDAIWMEQPCGRAASAVELRRGPWTVEEDALLAGYVGAHGEGRWNELAVAAGLRRTGKSCRLRWLNYLRPDVRRGDFTPREQLLILELHFRWGNRWSKIAGEMPGRTDNEIKNYWRTRVQKHAKQLNCDVDSKQFHDVMRHVWMPRLLERIQATSTPTPSLEHGEPLPMYRQSVASNSPLAACSGTGMCHSSSSWAGSSASLEVQFPSNQLVMNAGGAAGWPGSEQCGSGSEDIFDQSWLELLARACDDGAESVLFPDFELGDTASGVCEYSIERATPTCS